From Algoriphagus sp. NG3, the proteins below share one genomic window:
- a CDS encoding SRPBCC family protein, producing MTNNSVSLHRVIKASPEKVFRAFSDPVANSFWFPPYGFLCTVQEMNFKEGGSFKMTFINFSTGNGHSFGGEYLEIKPNELIKYTDRFDDPNLPGEMTTTIQLQKVSCGTELNVLQEGIPDVIPAEMCYLGWQESLEKLIKLVEPEIPDA from the coding sequence ATGACAAACAACTCAGTCTCATTACACAGAGTAATCAAGGCAAGCCCAGAAAAGGTATTTCGGGCATTTTCAGACCCTGTAGCCAATTCCTTTTGGTTTCCTCCTTATGGCTTCCTTTGCACGGTACAGGAAATGAATTTTAAGGAAGGGGGATCGTTTAAAATGACCTTTATTAATTTCAGCACGGGAAACGGCCATTCCTTTGGGGGTGAATACCTGGAAATAAAACCCAACGAACTTATTAAATACACCGATAGGTTTGACGATCCGAATCTCCCCGGGGAAATGACAACCACGATACAGCTCCAAAAAGTCTCCTGTGGCACTGAGCTCAACGTGTTACAAGAAGGAATTCCAGATGTTATACCAGCTGAAATGTGCTACCTGGGCTGGCAGGAATCCCTGGAGAAATTGATAAAACTGGTCGAACCTGAAATTCCGGATGCCTGA
- a CDS encoding DoxX family protein, with the protein MKKNKIIFWTATIIILLWEGVMPLGTVLFAPEYVTAGTKPLGYPDYFAYALIFSKVLGVLAIAVPGIPAKLREWAYAGLTFSLIYAFISHACVDQNIGFMLMPLVVLGILALSYSYNNKIRNSGSITH; encoded by the coding sequence ATGAAGAAAAATAAAATAATCTTTTGGACGGCAACTATCATCATCCTTCTGTGGGAGGGAGTAATGCCACTTGGCACTGTATTATTTGCACCGGAATATGTGACTGCGGGCACAAAACCGTTGGGTTACCCCGATTACTTTGCCTATGCTCTTATTTTCAGTAAAGTATTGGGAGTACTGGCTATTGCAGTTCCCGGCATACCCGCCAAGCTAAGGGAATGGGCTTATGCAGGCTTGACCTTTAGTTTGATCTATGCGTTTATCAGCCACGCCTGTGTAGATCAAAACATCGGATTTATGCTAATGCCCCTTGTAGTGTTAGGCATCCTTGCGCTTTCCTATAGCTATAACAACAAGATTCGCAATTCCGGATCTATCACACACTAA
- a CDS encoding SRPBCC family protein, whose product MTHATRIIVEATVNAPVAKVWKAWNTPADIMQWNTPDPSWHCPNSENDLTPGGKFKNRMEAKDGSFGFDFEGRYDTVEPHQEITYTMSDGRKATTLFSEQNGKTLLKITFDAEPENDPEFQKQGWQAILNSFVTYVESKNQ is encoded by the coding sequence ATGACACATGCAACAAGAATTATAGTAGAAGCCACAGTAAATGCTCCCGTGGCAAAAGTTTGGAAGGCGTGGAATACTCCTGCTGATATTATGCAATGGAATACCCCTGATCCAAGTTGGCATTGCCCAAATAGTGAAAACGACCTGACACCCGGTGGAAAGTTCAAGAATAGAATGGAAGCAAAAGACGGCAGCTTCGGATTCGATTTTGAAGGCAGGTATGATACCGTGGAACCGCATCAGGAGATTACCTATACAATGAGTGATGGAAGAAAAGCAACCACGTTGTTTTCTGAACAAAACGGTAAAACCCTACTAAAGATCACCTTTGATGCGGAACCCGAAAATGATCCTGAATTTCAGAAACAAGGATGGCAAGCTATTTTGAACAGTTTTGTAACCTATGTGGAATCAAAAAATCAATAA
- a CDS encoding GlxA family transcriptional regulator, with the protein MRISVFVPQYGVIEAVTPPFRSFNTANEFLTTFGKKPVFEVEYVGLNEYVPANNGEYTIKTNRLLKEVEHTDLLIIPPTFGDTEKGIQANLEAIPYFKSLYANGASLASLCIGAFLLAETGLLNGKKCSTHWAHVEEFRGKYPEVEVADGAIITEHENIYSSGGASSLWNLILYLIEKYSDRETAVMISKYFALDIGRDSQSQFAIFRGQRSHEDVEIQLVQDYIEAHYEEKITVECLASLISTSRRTFERRFKAATNNTPIEYTQRVRIEAAKKFFEASRKNVSEIMFDVGYTDTKAFRDIFKKITGLTPIEYRNKFARVAYEV; encoded by the coding sequence ATGCGAATTTCAGTATTTGTCCCTCAGTACGGGGTAATCGAAGCGGTGACCCCACCATTCCGAAGCTTTAATACGGCCAATGAGTTTTTAACCACCTTCGGTAAAAAGCCCGTTTTCGAGGTAGAATATGTGGGTCTAAATGAATATGTACCTGCCAACAATGGGGAATATACCATTAAAACAAATAGGTTGCTTAAAGAGGTGGAACACACTGATTTACTGATTATTCCGCCCACATTCGGCGATACCGAAAAGGGGATACAGGCTAATCTTGAAGCTATTCCTTATTTCAAAAGTCTGTACGCAAACGGGGCCAGTCTAGCCAGTTTATGCATCGGCGCTTTTCTATTAGCGGAAACAGGCTTGTTGAATGGCAAAAAATGCTCTACCCACTGGGCACATGTGGAGGAGTTCAGAGGGAAATATCCCGAGGTGGAAGTGGCCGACGGAGCGATTATTACAGAGCATGAGAATATCTACAGCAGTGGGGGAGCAAGCAGTTTATGGAATTTAATACTATACCTCATTGAAAAGTATTCCGACAGGGAGACCGCGGTAATGATTTCAAAATACTTTGCATTGGATATTGGGAGGGACAGCCAGTCACAGTTTGCGATATTCAGGGGTCAACGGTCTCATGAGGATGTGGAAATCCAACTCGTACAGGATTACATTGAAGCCCATTATGAAGAAAAAATAACCGTGGAATGTCTCGCAAGTCTAATCAGTACCAGTAGAAGAACCTTTGAAAGAAGATTTAAGGCGGCCACCAACAATACACCAATAGAATACACACAGAGAGTGAGAATTGAGGCGGCCAAAAAATTCTTTGAAGCCTCCAGAAAAAATGTATCCGAAATCATGTTCGATGTAGGCTATACCGATACCAAAGCCTTTCGGGATATTTTCAAAAAAATAACCGGTCTTACACCCATTGAGTATAGAAATAAGTTTGCTCGTGTGGCATACGAGGTTTGA